One window from the genome of Lepisosteus oculatus isolate fLepOcu1 chromosome 25, fLepOcu1.hap2, whole genome shotgun sequence encodes:
- the gpr205a gene encoding lysophosphatidic acid receptor 6 yields the protein MPEPGNVSCNPTADFQIYLFPVVYSLVFVFGLMANLVALYIFVFKIRNRSCSDVYIINLAAVDAIFVCILPCRIHYHLNQNRWVFGELACRITGTLYFTNIYVSIAFLTCICVDRYVATVHPHTYLRLRKTWYTLLVSSFVWAAAITTMSCLVLSGPGDVGMGHNGSCFENFSEDAWETRMTAYNVCALVFGSVIPFAVIMVCYPLVARRITRIRTATSRRALRVIYAILAIALICFLPHHVTHLLHLLVRRNVIRDCGLSDAIFKMRRVTMAMLSCNSCLDPIVYYFSTPKCKWSFVKWFRPSRARRVYTIYRVD from the coding sequence ATGCCTGAGCCCGGAAATGTGTCGTGCAACCCAACTGCGGATTTCCAGATCTACCTCTTCCCTGTCGTCTACTCCCTGGTATTTGTGTTCGGGCTGATGGCCAATCTGGTCGCTCTCTACATATTCGTCTTCAAAATCCGCAACCGCTCCTGCTCAGATGTTTACATCATCAATCTGGCGGCGGTGGACGCCATATTCGTGTGCATCCTGCCCTGCCGGATTCACTACCACCTGAACCAGAACCGCTGGGTCTTTGGGGAGCTGGCCTGCCGCATCACCGGGACCTTGTATTTTACCAACATCTACGTCAGCATCGCGTTCCTGACCTGCATCTGCGTCGACCGCTACGTTGCGACCGTTCACCCCCACACGTACCTGAGGCTCAGGAAGACGTGGTACACCCTGCTGGTCAGTTCTTTCGTCTGGGCAGCGGCCATCACCACGATGTCCTGCCTCGTGCTGAGCGGGCCGGGGGACGTTGGCATGGGGCACAACGGCAGCTGCTTCGAGAACTTCTCCGAGGACGCCTGGGAGACCCGCATGACCGCCTACAACGTCTGCGCCCTGGTTTTCGGGTCGGTGATCCCCTTCGCCGTCATCATGGTCTGCTACCCGCTGGTGGCCCGCCGCATCACCCGGATCAGGACGGCCACCAGCCGCCGGGCCCTGCGGGTTATCTACGCCATCCTCGCCATCGCGCTCATCTGCTTCCTTCCCCACCACGTCACGCACCTCCTGCACCTGCTGGTGAGGAGGAACGTCATCCGGGACTGCGGCCTCTCGGACGCCATCTTCAAGATGCGCCGGGTGACCATGGCCATGCTGAGCTGCAACAGCTGCCTGGACCCCATTGTCTACTACTTTTCCACCCCCAAGTGCAAGTGGAGCTTCGTCAAGTGGTTCAGGCCTTCGAGAGCGCGGAGAGTCTACACCATCTACAGAGTAGACTGA